From the Priestia koreensis genome, one window contains:
- a CDS encoding CobW family GTP-binding protein, whose amino-acid sequence MKKVEIYILSGFLGSGKTTLLQRALQEEQSKGRKVAVIMNELGETSIDSNAVPGETPLKELLNGCVCCTIQGQLETQLHSMLQEYELDAIYLETTGVAHPVEVLDACMSPLFAEQITIKGIITTIDAARWRSRDSLSIQLQRLLHEQVHHADTILINKVDQLSEAEQASILYEIQSINAEAKTFLTQFSKVDLKFLQSGQNKRKGNHEQAHVHDHLHLKTYVHTFTSKIDVDQFEQWLREMPDTIYRIKGYLRFTHSDEVYMFQYSYGMPIYMKELMKLPSTLVFIGENLDHQKLQQELQQLEASSTQ is encoded by the coding sequence ATGAAAAAAGTAGAAATTTATATTTTATCAGGCTTTTTGGGAAGCGGAAAAACAACGCTTTTACAAAGAGCCCTACAAGAAGAACAGTCAAAAGGTCGTAAAGTAGCGGTCATTATGAACGAGCTCGGCGAAACGTCGATTGATTCAAACGCCGTACCGGGCGAAACACCTTTGAAGGAACTATTAAACGGCTGTGTATGTTGCACCATTCAAGGTCAGCTCGAAACACAGCTTCATTCCATGCTCCAGGAGTACGAGCTAGACGCAATTTATCTAGAAACGACCGGTGTCGCTCACCCTGTTGAGGTGCTTGATGCCTGTATGTCTCCCTTATTCGCCGAGCAAATTACCATTAAAGGAATTATTACAACCATTGACGCTGCCCGCTGGCGTTCTAGAGACAGCTTAAGCATTCAGCTTCAGCGTTTGCTTCATGAGCAGGTTCATCACGCGGATACGATTTTAATTAACAAAGTGGATCAACTTTCTGAGGCGGAACAAGCGTCAATTTTATATGAAATTCAATCTATTAACGCTGAGGCGAAAACGTTTCTTACACAGTTTTCAAAGGTGGATTTAAAATTCCTTCAAAGTGGTCAAAACAAGCGAAAAGGAAATCATGAACAGGCTCATGTCCATGATCACCTACATTTAAAAACGTATGTTCATACGTTTACAAGTAAAATTGATGTGGATCAGTTTGAGCAATGGCTGCGCGAAATGCCTGATACGATTTATCGAATTAAAGGTTATCTTCGCTTCACTCACTCTGATGAAGTATACATGTTTCAATATTCCTACGGGATGCCTATTTATATGAAAGAATTGATGAAGCTTCCTTCCACCCTTGTTTTTATCGGTGAAAATCTTGATCATCAAAAACTACAGCAAGAGCTTCAACAGCTTGAAGCTTCCTCAACACAATAA
- the rarD gene encoding EamA family transporter RarD, with protein MKKGSDQSAGVIYTAIAYLLWGIFPLYWKLLSGVPSGEILAHRVIWSFVFMIVLLLVNRKIRVFFTTFKQLLHKPKQFVMLVVASLLISANWGIYIWAVNQNHIIEASLGYYINPLISILLGIIVLKEKLNFWQGAAVLVAAAGVVFLTFNYGHFPWVSLALAFSFGLYGLAKKMISFEAEIGLTLETMMVTPLALIYIVILVVQGHSSFGTTGSIVTTLLMVGGGVATAIPLLYFAKGAKLIPLSMIGFLQYIAPTLSLLLGVFVYHEHFTYVHMIAFSCIWIGSVIFSLSHTKFMMNHQPKWSKRSVGM; from the coding sequence ATGAAAAAAGGAAGCGATCAAAGCGCTGGAGTAATTTATACAGCTATCGCGTATTTATTGTGGGGGATTTTCCCTCTTTATTGGAAGTTACTTTCAGGTGTACCTTCTGGCGAGATTTTGGCACACCGTGTTATTTGGTCATTTGTATTTATGATTGTTCTTTTATTGGTGAATCGAAAAATACGCGTCTTTTTCACAACCTTTAAGCAGCTGTTACATAAACCAAAGCAGTTTGTGATGCTTGTGGTAGCTTCTCTGCTTATTAGCGCCAACTGGGGCATCTATATTTGGGCGGTTAATCAAAATCATATTATTGAAGCAAGCCTTGGTTACTATATTAATCCGCTTATTAGTATTTTACTAGGCATTATTGTGTTAAAAGAGAAGCTGAATTTTTGGCAAGGGGCAGCAGTTCTTGTAGCGGCTGCAGGCGTTGTTTTCCTAACGTTTAACTATGGTCACTTTCCATGGGTTTCACTGGCGCTTGCGTTTAGCTTTGGATTGTATGGACTAGCGAAAAAAATGATCTCGTTTGAAGCGGAAATTGGTCTGACCCTAGAAACAATGATGGTGACCCCGCTTGCGCTTATTTATATTGTTATTTTGGTTGTACAAGGTCATTCAAGCTTTGGAACAACAGGTTCCATTGTAACAACCCTGCTTATGGTAGGGGGAGGAGTAGCGACGGCCATTCCTTTACTTTATTTTGCAAAGGGAGCCAAGCTGATTCCACTCTCGATGATTGGTTTTTTACAGTATATCGCTCCAACGCTTTCCTTGTTGCTAGGCGTTTTTGTTTATCATGAGCATTTTACGTACGTTCATATGATTGCTTTTTCATGCATTTGGATCGGATCGGTTATTTTCTCTTTGTCTCATACGAAGTTTATGATGAATCATCAGCCTAAGTGGAGCAAACGATCGGTTGGGATGTAA
- a CDS encoding cob(I)yrinic acid a,c-diamide adenosyltransferase, producing the protein MNIYTKTGDKGQTSLIGGRVYKDDVRVDAYGSIDELNSFVGQAVQQLANQKELAEELLNIQHELFDCGSDLAFAREDHPYKVNEDMVKALEKSIDAYMKEAPEIERFILPGGTGAAASLHICRTIARRCERLVVTVQKEHKINEQVLHYLNRLSDYFFAAARVVNAREGVKDVEYIRSAKVFRTGKKADV; encoded by the coding sequence ATGAACATTTATACAAAAACAGGTGACAAAGGGCAGACGAGCTTAATTGGAGGTCGTGTTTATAAGGATGATGTGCGTGTAGACGCATACGGCTCAATTGATGAATTGAATAGTTTTGTCGGGCAAGCCGTTCAGCAATTAGCGAACCAAAAAGAACTCGCGGAGGAGCTCTTGAACATTCAGCATGAGCTGTTCGACTGCGGAAGTGATCTCGCTTTTGCAAGAGAAGATCATCCTTATAAAGTAAATGAAGACATGGTAAAAGCGTTAGAAAAAAGCATTGACGCTTATATGAAAGAAGCGCCAGAGATTGAACGTTTTATTTTACCAGGAGGGACAGGAGCAGCTGCGTCCTTACATATTTGTCGAACGATTGCAAGACGATGTGAGCGTCTCGTTGTAACGGTTCAAAAAGAGCATAAAATCAATGAGCAGGTGCTTCATTATTTAAATCGCTTATCTGACTATTTCTTTGCAGCGGCGCGCGTCGTGAATGCACGAGAAGGCGTAAAAGATGTCGAGTACATTCGCAGTGCGAAAGTGTTTCGTACAGGTAAAAAAGCAGACGTATAA
- a CDS encoding DUF3006 domain-containing protein — MKGIVDRFENDIVVIEIRGQTEDVSKDIVHDNVREGDVVLLVNGKWVRDEEETKKREREIQTLMDDVWED, encoded by the coding sequence ATGAAGGGAATCGTTGATCGTTTTGAAAATGATATTGTTGTAATTGAAATCCGCGGTCAAACGGAGGACGTTTCAAAAGACATCGTTCATGACAACGTTCGTGAGGGGGATGTGGTTCTCCTTGTGAATGGGAAATGGGTGAGAGATGAGGAAGAGACAAAAAAGCGCGAACGTGAGATTCAAACCTTAATGGACGACGTTTGGGAAGATTAA
- a CDS encoding bifunctional adenosylcobinamide kinase/adenosylcobinamide-phosphate guanylyltransferase, which yields MHFIIGGAFNGKHEWVKKEYDHLTWYSAYKKDSLPEKLPGDEVIAIEGIERWIREYILENEQIDAVCERFQKRIDTWMEWEQGTNGTIVVIGTEVGKGIVPMNEQDRSFRDACGYIYQYLTEKAAIVDQIWYGIPQRLKEELT from the coding sequence GTGCATTTTATTATAGGTGGAGCATTTAATGGAAAGCATGAATGGGTCAAAAAGGAATATGATCATTTGACTTGGTATTCAGCGTATAAAAAGGATTCGCTGCCAGAGAAGCTACCTGGTGACGAAGTCATTGCAATAGAAGGAATTGAACGATGGATCAGAGAATATATTCTTGAAAACGAACAGATAGACGCCGTGTGCGAACGATTCCAAAAGCGTATTGACACGTGGATGGAATGGGAACAGGGAACAAATGGAACCATTGTTGTCATTGGAACAGAGGTAGGAAAAGGAATCGTTCCAATGAATGAACAAGACCGTTCTTTTCGCGATGCGTGTGGATATATTTATCAATATCTGACAGAAAAAGCGGCGATTGTTGATCAAATCTGGTATGGCATTCCGCAACGATTAAAGGAGGAGTTAACATGA
- a CDS encoding response regulator transcription factor, producing MKKILVIEDEKNLARFIELECKYEGYDVSVEYDGRTGVEVALNNEWDLILLDIMLPGLNGLEVCRRVRALKDTPIIMLTARDSVIDRVSGLDSGADDYLVKPFAIEELLARIRSLFRRLEHQDHGKSGHRYQYKDLVVEEDSRLVKRDGEIINVTKREYDLLVTFMENKNVVLTRDLLLERVWGYDTEVETNVVDVYVKYLRNKVDRKGEPSHIETVRGMGYVMRE from the coding sequence ATGAAAAAGATTTTAGTAATTGAAGATGAAAAAAATTTAGCGCGGTTCATTGAGCTTGAATGTAAATACGAGGGCTATGATGTGTCTGTAGAATACGACGGCAGAACAGGCGTAGAGGTGGCGCTCAATAACGAGTGGGATTTAATTTTACTTGATATTATGCTTCCAGGTTTAAATGGACTTGAAGTTTGTAGACGAGTTCGTGCTTTGAAGGATACGCCCATTATTATGCTAACCGCGCGTGATAGCGTGATAGATCGCGTTTCAGGATTAGATAGTGGTGCAGATGATTACTTGGTAAAGCCGTTTGCGATTGAGGAACTTCTGGCACGCATCCGCTCTTTGTTTCGACGATTGGAGCATCAGGATCATGGAAAAAGCGGTCATCGCTATCAGTATAAAGATCTAGTCGTAGAGGAAGATTCACGATTAGTGAAGAGAGACGGTGAAATTATCAACGTGACGAAGCGAGAATACGATTTACTCGTTACGTTTATGGAAAATAAAAACGTTGTGCTAACAAGAGATCTACTGCTTGAACGCGTGTGGGGATACGATACAGAGGTGGAAACAAACGTTGTAGACGTATACGTAAAATATTTACGAAACAAAGTAGATCGAAAAGGTGAGCCAAGTCATATTGAAACGGTGAGAGGAATGGGTTATGTGATGAGAGAATGA
- a CDS encoding S1C family serine protease: MGYYDDHSSKKRSVAKKILPAFLGACFGAASVGGTLVYLSKPNVLSVKEHSVSAATTKSVEVHESSDVTNAVNKAADAVVGVSNYQTADLSNELSEASSGSGVIYKKSGSYAYVITNNHVVSDAKKLEISLRNGKKIPAKLLGTDPFMDLAVLRVDGSEIHKVAELGHSDSLKLGEPVVAIGNPLGAEFSGSVTKGIVSGLKRTVPVDINGDGQDDWEADVIQTDAAINPGNSGGALINIEGQVVGINSMKIAQAEVEGIGFSIPISSAIPVVEDLEKYGKVKRPYIGIASRSLDEISLDQAESALKLPESVRKGIVIETVEDGSPASRAGLKPYDVVTKVDNEAISSVADLRSYLYEHKQVGEKAAVTYYRDGHKHHTYLTLQEQH; encoded by the coding sequence ATGGGATATTATGATGATCATTCAAGCAAAAAAAGAAGCGTAGCCAAAAAAATTCTTCCTGCGTTTTTAGGCGCATGTTTTGGTGCTGCTTCAGTAGGAGGAACGCTTGTCTATTTATCAAAACCAAACGTTCTATCCGTAAAGGAGCACTCCGTATCGGCAGCGACGACGAAGTCTGTAGAAGTTCATGAGTCATCTGATGTGACGAATGCAGTGAACAAAGCAGCTGATGCAGTCGTAGGTGTCTCGAATTATCAAACAGCTGATTTAAGCAATGAGCTTAGTGAAGCGAGTAGCGGTTCTGGCGTCATTTATAAAAAAAGCGGAAGCTATGCATACGTCATAACAAATAATCATGTTGTGTCTGATGCGAAGAAACTAGAGATCAGCCTGCGAAACGGAAAAAAAATTCCCGCAAAGTTGCTAGGAACAGATCCTTTTATGGATTTAGCCGTTCTGAGAGTAGACGGAAGTGAGATTCATAAAGTGGCTGAATTAGGACATTCAGATTCGCTCAAGCTTGGAGAGCCTGTTGTTGCGATCGGAAACCCGCTTGGAGCAGAGTTTTCAGGGTCTGTAACAAAAGGGATCGTAAGCGGATTGAAACGAACGGTTCCTGTTGACATTAACGGCGATGGTCAAGACGATTGGGAGGCAGATGTAATTCAAACGGATGCGGCTATTAACCCAGGAAACAGCGGCGGTGCGTTAATTAACATCGAGGGGCAGGTAGTTGGGATCAATTCCATGAAAATTGCCCAAGCGGAAGTAGAAGGAATTGGCTTTTCCATTCCCATTTCATCTGCGATACCGGTTGTTGAGGATTTAGAGAAGTACGGAAAAGTGAAACGCCCTTATATTGGAATCGCGTCACGATCACTCGATGAAATTTCGCTTGATCAAGCGGAGTCGGCCTTAAAACTTCCTGAAAGTGTACGAAAAGGAATCGTCATTGAAACGGTAGAAGACGGATCACCTGCTTCACGTGCAGGGCTTAAACCGTATGACGTGGTCACAAAGGTCGATAATGAAGCGATTAGTAGCGTAGCTGATTTACGCAGTTACTTGTATGAGCACAAGCAAGTGGGTGAAAAGGCTGCAGTGACCTACTACAGAGATGGACATAAGCATCATACGTACTTGACGTTACAAGAACAGCACTAA
- a CDS encoding ketopantoate reductase family protein — MRILVVGAGGIGGYFGGRLQENGHDVTFLVRKKRRAQLEKTGLVIESYHGDAHLIPTLLVSGEEAEPFDIVMLSTKAYHLAQAIEDIKPYISENTYIWPLLNGFQHLDVLKEAFGGEKVLGGLCFIETTLNAEGHIIQTSPSHNALFGALHDDQVHIVREMASAFTSTKASFLYKENILQEIWHKYLFITVLSGVTTLMRAPVGPILEVEGGDTLTRQLFQEVEGVMKAIEAPLAAEIIDTQMKTMKSMTYEMKSSMQRDMEKGYSTEVEHLQGYLLTIAKKKKQHTPLLEAVYHNVKTYELMNRLG; from the coding sequence ATGAGAATTTTAGTAGTGGGAGCAGGAGGGATTGGCGGTTATTTTGGCGGTCGATTGCAAGAGAATGGGCATGACGTAACGTTTTTAGTTCGAAAGAAACGAAGAGCACAACTAGAGAAGACGGGACTCGTCATTGAAAGCTATCATGGAGACGCTCATTTAATTCCAACCCTTTTAGTATCAGGGGAAGAAGCAGAGCCGTTTGACATAGTGATGCTTTCGACAAAGGCGTATCATCTTGCTCAAGCGATCGAAGATATTAAGCCCTACATAAGTGAAAATACATACATTTGGCCATTGTTAAATGGATTTCAACACCTAGACGTATTAAAAGAAGCGTTTGGAGGGGAAAAAGTACTAGGTGGACTTTGCTTTATTGAAACAACGTTAAATGCAGAAGGACATATTATCCAAACAAGCCCTTCTCACAATGCCCTGTTTGGTGCGTTGCACGACGATCAAGTCCATATTGTCCGTGAAATGGCATCCGCCTTTACGAGCACAAAGGCATCCTTCTTATACAAGGAGAACATTTTACAAGAAATTTGGCATAAGTATTTATTTATTACCGTGCTATCAGGTGTCACAACCTTAATGCGAGCACCAGTCGGCCCGATTCTAGAAGTAGAGGGTGGGGACACGCTGACAAGGCAATTGTTCCAAGAGGTAGAAGGTGTGATGAAGGCGATTGAGGCTCCGCTAGCAGCTGAGATTATAGATACACAAATGAAGACGATGAAGAGCATGACCTACGAGATGAAATCATCGATGCAACGAGATATGGAGAAGGGATATTCGACTGAAGTGGAACATCTGCAAGGCTATCTTCTTACCATCGCAAAGAAAAAGAAGCAACATACTCCTCTTCTTGAAGCCGTCTATCATAACGTGAAAACGTATGAACTGATGAATCGTTTAGGGTAG
- a CDS encoding N-acetylmuramoyl-L-alanine amidase, which produces MANKILSKCLIGILLVTCFFGTQHSTYASTPSTYSATVTATTLNVRSTPSTSGSIIGSFKYNQRINVLAEQNGWGKVMVGQKSGWIAVRYVKKVTSPTTNAYVNATTLNVRSTPSTSSAVVATLKKGQAITVLKTSGAWLQIKTPSGKTGWVAKQYTSTQPTSKLTLTANANLRQGPGTNYPIVKQGKKNDTYPIVTKQNDWVKIQLSASKTAWVASWLTSLSADLSVLKGKVLVLDPGHGGKDSGTIGADGTYEKTVALRTAKLVESRLENAGAKVVMTRDGDTYPTLSDRVAISHKYHADAFISMHYNSAGKSASGIESYYYTESKDKNLATYIQKGLVKYTGMKDLGVAKGDFHVIRENQDPATLLELGFLSNPNEEDKILTNSFQQNAAKGIVEGITNYFNSIK; this is translated from the coding sequence TTGGCAAACAAGATTTTATCCAAATGTTTGATTGGAATCCTATTGGTGACCTGCTTTTTTGGTACACAGCACTCGACGTACGCTTCTACTCCATCTACTTATAGCGCAACCGTAACGGCAACAACGTTAAACGTACGCTCTACCCCCTCTACATCGGGTAGTATTATCGGTTCTTTCAAGTACAATCAGCGAATCAATGTGCTTGCTGAACAAAACGGATGGGGTAAAGTAATGGTTGGGCAAAAGAGCGGTTGGATTGCCGTTCGCTATGTAAAAAAAGTTACGTCGCCGACTACAAACGCTTACGTGAACGCTACGACATTAAACGTTCGCAGCACACCTAGCACGAGTAGCGCCGTTGTAGCTACCTTAAAAAAAGGGCAGGCAATAACCGTTTTAAAAACGTCTGGCGCCTGGTTGCAAATTAAAACGCCAAGCGGAAAAACAGGATGGGTCGCTAAACAGTATACAAGCACCCAGCCAACTTCTAAGTTAACGCTCACAGCAAATGCAAATTTACGTCAAGGCCCTGGAACAAATTATCCTATTGTAAAGCAAGGGAAAAAGAATGACACGTATCCAATCGTGACGAAACAGAATGACTGGGTTAAAATTCAGCTTTCTGCTAGTAAAACCGCTTGGGTCGCGTCATGGTTGACGTCACTATCTGCTGATCTTAGTGTCTTAAAAGGAAAAGTGCTTGTGCTCGATCCTGGACATGGTGGAAAGGATTCGGGTACCATTGGAGCAGACGGTACATACGAGAAGACAGTAGCGCTTCGAACAGCCAAGCTAGTTGAATCACGTCTTGAAAATGCTGGTGCAAAAGTAGTAATGACAAGAGACGGTGATACGTATCCAACTCTTTCAGACCGCGTTGCTATCAGTCATAAGTACCACGCAGACGCATTCATCAGCATGCACTATAATTCTGCTGGAAAAAGCGCAAGCGGCATTGAAAGCTATTACTACACGGAATCAAAAGATAAAAATCTAGCAACCTATATTCAAAAAGGTCTTGTGAAATATACGGGCATGAAGGATTTAGGCGTAGCAAAAGGTGATTTCCACGTGATTCGTGAAAATCAAGACCCAGCTACTTTACTAGAGTTAGGATTTTTATCGAATCCAAATGAAGAAGATAAAATCCTCACGAATTCCTTTCAGCAAAATGCGGCAAAAGGAATTGTTGAAGGAATTACGAACTATTTTAACTCGATTAAATAA
- a CDS encoding MerR family transcriptional regulator, with protein sequence MNTNESSYRDKKVMSIGIVKELTGLSERQIRYYEKRQLLFPERTDTGIRKYSFSDVERLMEIADRIEEGVQTHEIRTELAKKDEKKAKDVRDQMIRGQINAHFHQKL encoded by the coding sequence TTGAATACGAATGAATCCTCCTACCGAGACAAAAAAGTGATGTCTATTGGCATTGTCAAAGAATTAACGGGTTTATCCGAGCGTCAAATCCGCTACTATGAAAAACGACAGCTCCTTTTTCCAGAACGAACGGATACAGGCATTCGCAAATATTCATTTTCTGATGTTGAAAGACTAATGGAAATTGCAGATCGTATTGAAGAAGGTGTTCAAACCCACGAAATCAGAACCGAGCTCGCGAAGAAAGATGAGAAAAAAGCAAAAGACGTTCGAGATCAAATGATACGCGGTCAAATCAATGCACATTTTCATCAAAAACTTTAA
- a CDS encoding HAMP domain-containing sensor histidine kinase: MNRYKQLSLRWKLVLISSLLIFVAFFLFTISQYHLVSKWLYREEQESMSHTYKEIKSYYAAGKKKDVRAEITRNKGVLENFNQEHQRIRIMDEDGRKIADVNNQFTPVIEVPASSEKKQTWQKYEEDNREIVSLKGPITIGDFRGTIEITRELNRFNRMTEALFVMMTFFGIGAIIVSAILGMVISKQLLQPVKELSETMRGIKQKGFQQRMKPARSGDELTELTNIFNEMMDDIESSFTQQKQFVEDASHELRTPIAVLEGHLRLLKRWGKNDPTILEESLDAALSETARLKHLVVELLELSRAEQTRSPKEEMVDIFEVSEQVVQRFATIHPRFFIHLEAQDQGTIFAAISEHHYTQLLLILLDNAVKYTSDHREIEVHLFKGTYDVRVEVKDYGVGIPADEIAHVFQRFYRVDKARSRELGGSGLGLAIAKRLIERYEGTIELKSEEGRGTTVILTLPLLIQ, encoded by the coding sequence ATGAACAGATATAAGCAGTTATCATTAAGATGGAAACTTGTCCTCATTTCATCTCTGTTAATTTTTGTCGCCTTCTTCTTGTTTACGATTTCACAGTATCACCTTGTATCAAAATGGCTTTACCGGGAAGAGCAAGAATCAATGAGCCACACGTACAAGGAGATTAAGAGCTATTATGCTGCTGGAAAGAAGAAAGATGTTCGAGCTGAAATTACGCGTAATAAAGGCGTATTGGAGAATTTCAATCAAGAGCATCAGCGCATTCGGATTATGGACGAGGACGGGCGTAAAATTGCTGATGTTAACAATCAGTTTACGCCTGTTATTGAAGTTCCTGCTTCTAGTGAAAAAAAACAAACGTGGCAAAAATACGAAGAAGATAATCGGGAAATCGTTTCACTCAAAGGGCCGATTACGATTGGGGACTTCAGAGGAACAATTGAAATTACACGAGAATTAAATCGCTTCAATCGAATGACGGAAGCACTGTTCGTGATGATGACGTTTTTTGGCATTGGCGCCATTATTGTCAGTGCGATCTTAGGAATGGTCATTTCAAAGCAACTTTTACAGCCCGTGAAAGAATTATCGGAAACGATGCGGGGAATTAAACAAAAAGGATTTCAACAGCGGATGAAGCCGGCGCGGTCTGGGGATGAACTGACGGAGCTTACGAATATTTTTAATGAAATGATGGACGATATTGAATCCTCTTTTACGCAGCAAAAGCAGTTTGTTGAGGATGCCTCACACGAGCTTCGAACGCCTATTGCCGTATTAGAAGGGCATTTACGCCTATTAAAGCGATGGGGGAAAAATGATCCCACCATATTAGAAGAGTCACTGGATGCGGCTCTTTCAGAAACGGCTCGCCTGAAACACTTGGTGGTGGAGCTATTAGAGCTTTCGAGAGCCGAACAAACCCGTTCGCCCAAGGAAGAAATGGTGGATATTTTTGAAGTCTCTGAGCAGGTTGTGCAGCGATTTGCGACCATTCACCCGCGATTCTTTATCCATCTTGAGGCACAAGATCAAGGAACGATTTTTGCTGCTATTTCTGAGCATCACTACACGCAGCTACTGCTTATCCTGCTTGATAATGCGGTTAAGTACACGAGCGATCATCGTGAAATTGAAGTACATCTCTTTAAAGGAACATACGATGTCCGAGTGGAGGTAAAAGATTACGGAGTTGGAATACCGGCTGATGAGATCGCTCACGTTTTTCAACGCTTTTACCGTGTGGATAAGGCGAGAAGCAGAGAGCTTGGGGGAAGTGGTCTTGGACTTGCGATTGCAAAACGCTTAATCGAGCGGTATGAGGGCACCATTGAATTAAAAAGTGAGGAAGGTAGGGGAACGACGGTCATTTTGACACTACCTTTATTGATACAATAG
- a CDS encoding MBL fold metallo-hydrolase, which produces MEAISTILILLGMVGGLLGIIGVIKGNVRILRLASRKTSAFSILVAFIMMMIGAAVSPSVDQPSSKEGHTKVKVEQKEASVSKTEDSHKVAEKDAPVSVAPKSSAKNNLEVHFVDVGQGAAQVIVMPNKKAMVIDGGNNDDEETMVAYLQKLGVKKVDVVIGTHPDADHIGGIDAVIDSFDIGKVYMPKIQSNTQTFQSVLTSIKNKGLKVTTAKAGLALSLDPNVKVDMISPMEEDSHTNEMSAVVHMQYGTKSFLLTGDAGIPTEKKWIQSGANLKSTVLLTGHHGSNHSTSEELVNAVQPTYAVIQVGKNSYGHPTSEVLDRLHRHSVKIYRNDTDGTIVFKTNGTNMEVNKHEWAYTGKKTGGVAVPKPAPKAPPVSSAPKAPSHADKLTATASIDDNHPHQNEEVTVTVTVKNETGQPVGGADVTLNLAYKSTDTTYTAVTNAQGVAMLPFRIGRAAAGYTVNGDISIAAQGMSTTAHTDFTPN; this is translated from the coding sequence TTGGAAGCGATTAGTACAATTCTCATCTTACTAGGAATGGTGGGCGGTCTGCTCGGGATTATTGGCGTCATTAAAGGAAACGTCCGCATATTACGCCTTGCTAGTCGGAAAACGAGTGCTTTTTCTATTTTAGTTGCCTTCATTATGATGATGATCGGGGCAGCGGTGTCGCCCTCAGTCGATCAACCTTCTTCAAAAGAAGGGCATACGAAAGTAAAGGTAGAGCAAAAAGAAGCGAGCGTGAGTAAAACAGAGGATAGCCACAAGGTGGCAGAAAAAGACGCACCTGTATCGGTTGCGCCTAAATCATCTGCGAAAAATAACTTAGAGGTTCATTTTGTAGACGTTGGTCAAGGCGCCGCACAAGTGATTGTTATGCCAAATAAAAAGGCAATGGTCATTGATGGTGGCAACAACGATGACGAAGAGACGATGGTGGCCTACTTACAAAAGCTCGGTGTGAAAAAAGTTGATGTGGTCATCGGAACACATCCTGATGCCGATCACATTGGCGGAATCGACGCCGTGATTGATTCGTTTGATATTGGAAAGGTGTATATGCCGAAAATTCAAAGCAACACCCAAACGTTTCAATCAGTCTTAACGTCCATTAAAAATAAAGGGTTAAAAGTCACCACTGCAAAAGCAGGTCTTGCTTTAAGTCTTGATCCGAATGTGAAGGTTGATATGATTTCTCCAATGGAAGAGGATTCTCATACGAATGAAATGAGTGCGGTCGTCCACATGCAATACGGCACGAAGTCGTTCCTATTAACGGGTGACGCAGGTATTCCGACTGAGAAAAAGTGGATACAGTCAGGAGCCAATTTAAAGTCAACGGTTCTTTTAACTGGTCACCATGGAAGTAATCATTCTACGAGTGAAGAACTTGTAAATGCTGTTCAACCAACATATGCAGTCATTCAGGTCGGGAAAAACTCCTACGGTCATCCAACGAGCGAAGTGCTTGATCGCCTTCATCGCCACAGCGTAAAAATCTATCGCAATGATACGGATGGAACCATTGTGTTTAAAACGAATGGCACAAACATGGAAGTCAACAAGCATGAGTGGGCATATACAGGGAAGAAGACAGGGGGGGTTGCGGTACCTAAACCGGCACCGAAAGCGCCACCTGTTTCTTCCGCACCCAAAGCCCCTTCGCATGCTGACAAACTAACGGCAACGGCGAGTATTGATGATAATCATCCGCATCAGAATGAAGAGGTAACCGTAACGGTGACCGTTAAAAATGAGACGGGGCAGCCTGTAGGCGGAGCCGATGTAACGCTTAACCTGGCCTACAAATCAACGGACACAACGTATACGGCCGTTACGAACGCACAGGGAGTCGCGATGCTACCGTTTCGAATTGGAAGAGCAGCCGCCGGATATACCGTTAACGGAGATATTTCGATCGCTGCACAAGGAATGTCCACAACGGCTCATACAGATTTTACGCCTAACTAA